TTTATCATTTTTTAATGTCAAAGTGTAGAATGTTCCCCTTGCCAAGATGAAAGTCTATCATCCTTTCTCTAAAATTCACAATAGCTCCAATTGTAGCCAAGAAAGGTCTACCAAAGATCAAAAGGTTGTTAGGCTCTTCATCCACATTGATGACCACCTCCCCCACTTTGCTTCTCATTATCCTTAATGAGAACTCTAAAAGGCAACTCTTTACCACTTCTAAGGGTGATTGAATGCATTGTCCCCTTTCGCGACGACGGACATGGCAATCGCATGCTAAGGTTGCAGCCGAGTGGTGGTTGCGGTCTTACGTATGATTTTTATGACCTTATGAAACCTTCGAATCAAGTTGTGAATAGCATTATCGTAGATCTTCACCAACTCAAGCCTCTTATGGAGGTTGTATGTGATATTATGATCTCTGTTTTTCGTTGTGGTTGTTTCTGTTTTCGAAGTTTAATGTAATTGTTGCTTCATTAATATAATCAATTAGAATGAAATAAAAACAAGAGAAATTTCTTATGATAGACTTTTTTAGTTTATTTTCACAAAAATTAGTTTTCAAGGAGGAAAATGATCAAAAAAATTTTATTAAAGGATAAAAATACATTTATACTCCAGGGTTAACTAATCTAGACTCGGAGTTTAGAGTTAAGGGGTGGAGTTTTGAGGATAGAATTTCAAATTTAAAAAAAAATTAAAATTTTCAAAATAAAAAGAGGTTATTTTGGTCATTTTACTCATTGAATGCTATTTTTGTGACAAAAATTTTAAAAATGCTATTCGAGAGAATTTTCCTAAAAACAATGCCAACAAAACTATTACTCCTAACTATTATAGTTGAATATGTAAATAAAATTCAAGTATTTAAACTATAAATCTACATCCAGTCATTAACCCACCCAAGTATTTAACAGCTTTTATCAAAATCCAAAGCTACGTCACGATACAAACCACATCAGTCTAAAAGATATCGGTGCACATGTCCATCACTCGTATTCTATAACGAATATCAAATCCTAATTTAAAAGGTTAATTCCTAAACTCAAATGGATTGGCTTACTTGACCTGGATAGAAACCCCACTCAGGTCGCCGTCTCCTTATTTTCCAGCACCGGATCTGCTCCAGTAGAATATTCCATCGCCGGAGACAACGCGTATCCATTCACTGAACGAGTCACCATATGTGGCTGCATTGGCAAGACCGGTAAGTAGAATATCGGTAAAAATTGATGCTGTTGCAAAGGCTCTTGGATAACTATTCTCCGTGGTTGTTCTTGAATCTCTTCTCTCTCAGTTTCTTTATCCGAAACTCCGGTGTTCAAAGAGGCTGAAGTTATAGGATCCTCGTCCGACGTGGCATGGATATTCCCGTGATCCACACGCTTCGTCGTGGTATCATTATTTTGCGGGAATATCGGGAAGGGAACAACGGAAGACGAAGATGTGTAGATTATTTTCTGTATAGGCGGTTCGAGTCCAAGCAAGTTAACCGAGAGAGGATGTCGAGTTGATGACTCGGGGTAGTTTAACGGGAAGAGGAAGAGACGGATACGCTGGGGACTAGCTGAGTCATACTCGGCGATCATGTTTTGTAGTTCTTCGTTGTTAGTGACGGTGATGAGAGAGTCGAGGTCGCAGCTGGGAATTCTGTACTTGAGGGAGAAGGAGCGGCCATGGAGAAGCTTGTCCGAGAGAAGCTGGGAGAAAGCGGTAAAGGAGATGTCACGTGGAACGGCAACGATGCGTGTCTCTCCGCCGATGTATTCCAGGGAGTTTGACGGTGGGATGAGCGTTATCCGGCCACCGTAGCTACAGAGCAGACGGAGCTTCGGAGTTAACGACGGAGCTTGCGGTTCCATGATGGAACAGAGATTCCACTTTTCTAAGAACGTCGAGAGAAGGTTTTGGCAGATAGATTTGTTTGTTAAGAGGCTTTAGGGTTTCCACTTTTCTATCTCAGTTTGAATTATACTTTTTATAAGATTATACTCTCTCCCAGTTTTTATGGGTTTATAAGTTTATCTTTAGTATTTTTTAATTATTTATTTTTATCTTTGGCTCTTAATTTTGTGTTGGATTGTGTCTATTTACGAATCGAACATATTTAACAAAATATTGTTATATATATATATATATATATATACACACACACATTATTTGTTATATTCTAGGGGCGATGGAAACATATATAACCGATAGTACATTCGGTAATAACAAATTTTTGTTGTTGCTGGTAAGTTATATTTTTTTTGCGTGTCATTTATTAAACGCTTCTTAATTATTTTAATAAATAGTATTATGTTCTAATTTGTACATGAATCAAAATCTTCCAGTTTGGTTCACAGAGCAAGTATGTATAAATTGATGACAAAAAAGAAAGATATAAAGTTAATACAATATAGTCACAAAACATGTGTACATATATATGCTATTATCATATTATTTATTAATATGTTATGAATTTATATGAATGTATTCTCTTTTTCTATTTTCTATTTTTTTACCTGAGTTTTTATTGTATAGTCTTCTTTTAAAAAAACTATTATTTAAAATTTTGGTTATTTTAATAGGATTTAAATCCTTACAATAAAAAATTATATTATTACATTACCACACATATCAAAATTTAGTGAGTCATAATTTTCATACGTATATTGATTACATCAATTATAGTAGTTGATATAAATATACATCGACATTTTCAGAATCATTTTTATAAACGATAGAACTTTTATTTACATCAATTATAAATACAAATATATAACATACATGATGCAAGACACTCCTTATTTCGGTCTCTTGGATTTCGGTTTGTCTTCCCAAAGAGGAGGGTGGTCTCGGCATCAGGGAGCTTTCTCAGTGGAACAGAACACTTAATTTGAAACTGATTTGGCTTCTCTTCTCTGAATCTGAGTCTTTGTGGGCTGTATGGTCGAAATCAAACATGTTAAAGGGGACAAGTCTATGGGGTCAAGATATTAACAAGCAATCTTCTGGTATGTGGACCACCATTCTCAACTTAAGGGATGATGCAGAACCTTTTATTAGGTGTCAACTTGGTAATGGTGAAAAGGCCAGCTTCTGGTACGATCATTGGTGTGAAAAGGGTCTTCTCATCAATTTTTTTGGTCCTTCGGGACCTACACAACTTGACATCTCCATTGATTCCACTGTTGCTTCGGCTTGCTCTGAAACAGGGTGGAAAATCAGACATGCCCGCTCCGCCCAAGCAGAGGATTTCCAAATCTTCTTGTGCTCGATTCCATTGCCCTCTCTCTCACCTACAGCAGATTCTTATTATTGGCAGGTTGCTAATGTGAGCACAAACTCTTTCTCTGCAAAGCTAACATGGGAAGCGCTTCGTCCTCGTGGTCAGACTCAAGTTTGGTCAGACGTTATCTGGTTTAAAGGTTCAACGCCAAGCCATGCATTCATGATGTGGGTCGCTCAGCTAGACAGATTACCAACTCGATCTCGTCTGGTGTCATGGGGACTTCAAATTGCTGATTGTTGCTGCATCTGCAACACGTACCGGGAAACGCGAGATCATCTCTTCCTCATATGCTCTTACAGTGAACATATTTGGTCTGTCGTTACAACTCGGCTTGGGTACAGGCAGACACTCTTCCACACTTGGACAGCCTTCATCTCTTGGTTAGACATAAAGGACAACATATGCTCCTCCACTTTTCGCAAACTCGTCTCTCATGCCACCATTTACAAAATATGGCAGGAGAGAAACAATCGTCTTCACAACAACTCCACCACTCTGCCTCTAGTCCTCTTCAAGTCCATTAACAGACTAATACGAGACTCCATACTTGTGAGACAAAAACGCAAGAACTTTAAGAAACTGATGCAAGCTTGGCTCTGATATGACTAAGCTTCTATCACTTTGCTTCTATTAGCTATTATAGCTCTCTTAGGCCTCTCTCTATTTTTTTTTTTTTTTTGTCTTAGATTGGTCTTAGGTTTTAAATTTTTTGTAAAAGCAAAACTCTTTCATTTGATAATGATATTCACAAAAAAAAAAAGACACTCCTTATTTTTAGGGACACCCCCATATTAAATATCCGTGTCCAAGTATTATTTGATATTCACTCATTTAAAAAGTCAATAAAGAGATGTGCTATTTATAATTTTTTTGTGGAGTATAAGCCACTTATTTCTATATGCAACACCTCAACGTAAAACATAAGAACATTATTATATGTAGCGTGCGCATGAAAGTCCCCCTTTGCATCAGAAAATATTATCGAGCATTGGGCCGGCAACAAAAGAAGCGACATTTGTGTTGTTACCCACCGCGACGCTGGCAAGTGTAAGAACAGCACTGAGGACGCCATCCGGTGAGTAAATAGAGCAATTTCCCGCCGGAAGATTAATTGTGATATAGCAGGAACTAGGTGTAAACAGAAGTGTTTGTAAAAAGCTGAGAAACATGAGAAAAAAACCATTCGGTTGAGTTAATGTTTCAGCGAGGTTGGCGGTTAAGCCACCACATGTTAAGATAACAGTGCCATTTGAGATAGGAGGGGCGTTAGGGTCTCCGTTAAGGCTACACCGTGCGATACCGTTAATTTCGACTTGGCCAATGCTGAGGCCACCAAGTGAAAGACCGTGTGAAGGGGGAGAGACTGCCATGATGAGAAGTATGGAGATGAGATAAGCTTTCAATCGTCTTGACATTTCTTGATTTGTGTTTATAGAGCTGTGTGTGGCAAAGAAGCATAAGGTGTGGGTCTTTATATTGGTAGATATTGATTCATCTTGGTATGATGTATTGTCATTGGAATGTAATTTTCACAATTAAAGTTTTGACTTAACGTCTCAAGGTTTATTTGCTGTGGATAGATGTTATAAGCTTCTCTAAGTCACATATGATATGGGTATCTATACTATTATTTGAGAATTGAATTTGCTTATTTATCATGTTCTCCATTATTTTAGGTTTAATCATTAAACAATTTTAATTTTAATTTGACAAATTAAAGTTTTAATATCTAATAAATAAACTATATAATTCATTATTTAACAGATTACAAACTAATATTATAGAAATATCTCAAAAATAAATGAAAAACATTTTTCAAAAAAGAAGAAGATAATTCCATGTATTTATTTTGTGTTTATCTACATCGTTATTTCTTATTTATTTATTTTTATAATTAGTATTATATATACACATATCATAACTAGATTTATCATTATACTAAAATATTATAAATATTTTATACAAAATAACAAAAATTGATTTATATTTTTTTGTAAACGTAATATGTCATGTCATATTTTAAAAATTATTAAATTTATTTTAGTATTAAAATACTAAAAATAAGTATATAAACAATAACAATAAATTTGATTTATATTTGTTTGTTAACGTGATTTTCGTGATATTTTCATTTTTATTCTTATCATTCAGTCGGAAGAATAACTTGTATTTGTTATTTAAGTTGAAAATTTAATATTTCTTTGTTTTTATTTTTATTAAACATTTATTGTTATAATCCAGTTGCAAGAATAACTTTCAAAAAAGAATATTTTCAAAAAAAATTAACTTTGTTTAAATTAAAATTTCCTCAAATATACATTACATATTAATGTTTTGTTTGCAACATAGTTGGTCTGCTTGAGTGTTTATTCAATTATTATAGGAAGTATTTCACAATATAATTATACATATATCAATATTATTATTTACTTTGACTAATATAATACAGTAAAACCTCTATAAATTAATAATGTTGGGATTTTAAAATTTTATTAATTTATAGAGATATTAATTTATAAAAATTCTCTTATTTAGATTTATTATTTTAAGATATATTTATTCTAAGATAAGAAAAATATTTGATTTTAGTGAATAGATATTAGTTGTTATTTTTAAAATTTGACATTCATATTAATTTTATTATATATTTGGTGTATATAATATATATTGCATAGAACTTAAATGTGGTTATAGATATAATATTATAACTAAATCTCAGCAAAAATAAATTAAGTGTTAAGAAAATATAAATATAATTCCATTATGAATATAAAACAAACAATATAATAATAGGTTCTTACTTATATAAAATATGCATACATATAAATTATTAATTTATAATTTTAATGAGACCATATATTTATATAGAATTTTTTAAAATATTATTATCTTATTATTTTATTGATTTGTGTCAAATTTTGAACCGGTCCAAATTGGGACCGGCGAAATTTATTAATTTATAGAGATTATTAATTTATCGAGTATTAATTTATAGAGGTTCTACTATATGTAAAACTGAGTTTGGTTTAACATTCTTGTGCTTTTGATTTATTTTGAAATTTTGTAGGTTATGCTAATTCCTAAAATTTGGTTTAATAACATCACTTTATATTAACACTTACATATTTGTTTATTTAATTATATTATTGTTTATAAATTAATATAGATAACAATATATTTACAAGATATTAGTGTTGTTATCCAAAAATAATGTTTTTAAATCAATAAAAATTAAGAAATTAAGAAACTGAAAGATTCATAAAATAGTATAAATTTAATGTTTTATTTAATTTTTTTTTATCTTTAAACTAATAATATATTTATTAATAAATATTTATTAAATAACTATGCCCGCATGTGCGGGCAAAACTCATAGTTATAATTAATGTATATGTTTTACGTGCACGAGATGTAGTTTGAGTTACTAAAATTTGTTGATTGCATAAAATAAATTCCAAGCAATATTATGATTCTTTTTGTATGAATTTTCTATCGTATTAACAAAATCGTAGTTAGTGTAAGTTTGTTGAAGGGAAACAAGAGAAAGATGTGTACTGTACGTCTGTATAAGGGCTAGGAACTCATCATAAGTTTATAATGTTGATAATTAGATGCAAATCATGTGAAGCTCAGTTGTTTTTTGTCTCTTCTCCATCCACAGAATCTTTCCTTACTTGAGGTAGAATTCAGTGTTTCCAAAGAACTATCCGAGCTTGATCATAACCATGTTTTATCGATGTAATTTGTCAAATTATTTATGTTCAAACGAGCTTAGTGATAATAGAAAGTAAACATAAACTGGAAATAGCTCTAGAGAGCTTTATTATACAAAAGAGAAATGAAACGAGGAAAGTTTAACTTGTCGCCAAGAACACAACTTATATTGATTGATATATATATATATATATATATATATATATATATATATATACTAGTGTTTAGCCCCGTACTATGTACGGTTAATAATTCCTTAAGTTTAAAAATCTTTAACATGTATTAACATTGTATTTTCTTGTTAAAATATACTAACATCACGTAGAATGTAGATAATATATCTAGAAGAGTGTTAATGTGTATTTGTATAAAGCCATAAATTGTTGATAATACTCGGTCACAAAAAAATAAAAAATAAAATAAATAAATTGCTGATAATATATCTAGAAAACTATAACAACTTATAATCATTATAAACTAAAATACCTTTTTTTTTACAATTATTAGTTTAATCTCTAGTTCTTATTTTGCTCTATATCATTCCACACATCATTAGTACCTTCACGTTCCTTAATGCGAAGATGATCTCTAGTTTTTCTTTTTTTCAATACCCATAATAAACTTAAAAATTCACCCAAACAAAACTGAATAACAATAAAACATTATATGTTAACCGAACGGAAGTGGTAAAATATTTACTTACATTTCCATAGTTTGAGTTCTAAATCTTTTTCGCAACTGCAACTCCTTGTCCATATCTCCATTGATGAATCATCTTTTAAAAAAATTCAAAATGAATCGTACATCAAAGAATAAAAGAGTATCATTTTCAGAAGCAGAGAAAAATGGATTTTAATAAAAATTTGTCATAATGCTCTATTGATTTTTATTGCTAAAATGGTGAAGAGATGAAACGATTAAGAGAAAGTGAGAAGATGGATAAAAATTAGTTACTTGAAAATTATATAGAAAATAAAACAACTGAAACTGTGCCATGGAATTAGGGATAGTGGTCTCGTTGAGTTTTTTTGGTTAGGCAGTTATTTTTTCTAAATAAATTAATTTTGTAAATGGCTTAGATTTTTAATCATGTAGATTATAATTAACTTTTTTTGAAAAACATAATCCAGATGTCAAAATTTTGTTGGTTATGTGACTTGTGATTTAGTATATAATAGATATAAATGAGAAAGAAGAGAGTTGTTATTTTTTGGATTTTTAACGTGAAAACCCCTCAACTAAGTTTGTTTTGAGTAAAAACCCCTAAACTAAATATTTAACGAAAAAACCCTCAAACTAACTTTATTTAATGAATTAAACCTTAGCAGGTCATAATTACCATTACT
The DNA window shown above is from Brassica oleracea var. oleracea cultivar TO1000 chromosome C3, BOL, whole genome shotgun sequence and carries:
- the LOC106333916 gene encoding uncharacterized protein LOC106333916 yields the protein MEPQAPSLTPKLRLLCSYGGRITLIPPSNSLEYIGGETRIVAVPRDISFTAFSQLLSDKLLHGRSFSLKYRIPSCDLDSLITVTNNEELQNMIAEYDSASPQRIRLFLFPLNYPESSTRHPLSVNLLGLEPPIQKIIYTSSSSVVPFPIFPQNNDTTTKRVDHGNIHATSDEDPITSASLNTGVSDKETEREEIQEQPRRIVIQEPLQQHQFLPIFYLPVLPMQPHMVTRSVNGYALSPAMEYSTGADPVLENKETAT
- the LOC106330835 gene encoding uncharacterized protein LOC106330835, producing MLKGTSLWGQDINKQSSGMWTTILNLRDDAEPFIRCQLGNGEKASFWYDHWCEKGLLINFFGPSGPTQLDISIDSTVASACSETGWKIRHARSAQAEDFQIFLCSIPLPSLSPTADSYYWQVANVSTNSFSAKLTWEALRPRGQTQVWSDVIWFKGSTPSHAFMMWVAQLDRLPTRSRLVSWGLQIADCCCICNTYRETRDHLFLICSYSEHIWSVVTTRLGYRQTLFHTWTAFISWLDIKDNICSSTFRKLVSHATIYKIWQERNNRLHNNSTTLPLVLFKSINRLIRDSILVRQKRKNFKKLMQAWL